The window TGTCGCTGACGACTGCGACGCTCGTGGGCGTCGTTTTTTTTTTGAAGACGCCGTCATGGTGCTCCTCTCCGTGCCTGAGTTTTTGATGAAAACCCTTGTCCGTTGGACTTGACAGCGGCGATACCTGGCGTTGTTCCCCCTTCCGAGGACGTTGTCATGGAGCTTAGGTGTTCCAGGGTGTTGTATGGCGGTGTTCTCAGGTCTTCCTGTGTTATGTTTCGGTCTTGTAGTCTCCAGCGGTCTGCGTTTCACGATTATCCTGGGATCGGCTGTGTAAGAGGGTTACCTCACCATCTTGTATCGTTTGGTCGTGTACTTTGTGGGGTTGGTtatttatatataaagcggggcgaaagcctgtTTCAAGGAGAGGACTCTCGGACACCACACTGAGGGCATAGCCCATCGTCAGGATCATGTCGCTTCGTCACCTATGTCCACGAGGGGGAGGCGATCACACATAAGCTACAAAGCAAAGATCTTGACCTTTGAGGGAGCAACACTTTTCATAAAGGAGTGGTCCACACCAGATTCGGAGCCCGCACTAGTGCACAATATGATGAGCCAACCGAGCAAAGTCATTATGGGGTCTTGGACCAAGAAGCCATGTCAGGTGAGTGATGCCCTACAGATGAACTTGATACAGTTGTAGCCATGTCAAAGTAAGAATATCGATCCCACGAGTCTAGAGCTCCCCGCCATCGATTTGCCTTGTCTTCAATGGCCTTAGGGCTTTGGAGGTGTGGTGGATCTCGGCCATTGTCGACGGACGGGCTCCTGCTTCGTTTTAGATGTTTTTTTTAGTCTATTTAGGATTTTCTCATGTTTTGGATGATGAGACGGTAACGGCTTCATGAAGATGGAATAAAGTTATCACTGAGCGCCCGCGACAACAACCTGCTTGTCCAGAAGACCGGCAGGCTAGCCGCCCCCCCCGCCATGGCCCACGCCCTCGAGCAAGCGTCCGCGCGGCGGCTCTCCTTACCGAGCAGGCGTTCGCGTTCCTTTTGGCCACGGCGAGGTCGAGCGTGGATGGCACGGTGAGGGCGACTCTGAGGACTTTCGACGGTGCCGGCGGCCCGTGCCTCTCGCTGCTCGGCCTCGATCGGCGACTTCGACGCGGCCGTGTGGGTGATTGAGGAGGACCAGCTATTAAAACGCCATATCGGCGGCAAAGTGCAAGGCCGGCGACTTCCAGGGTGCCCGCCAGGTGTTTGACGAAATGAAGAAGGGGGAGCTGCGACCCCTATGGCAACTCCTGGAACTACCTCCTCGGGGGGCTGCTCAGGAATGGCGGAGCCACCGAAGCGTGCGACCTCGTTGAGGCCATGGAGTGGTCTGAAGTCTGAACCTGACGACGTCCAGAAATCACTGACGTACAATATCCTCACACACCTCGCCTGAAAAGCAATGAAGATGGATTTGGCAACAGATTCTCGATCAGATGTTCCTGGAAAAGCTGACGCCGAGGACTACAATCCACACATCAGGGGGTATGTCTATACCGGGAGAATCAAAAGTTTCCAAGGATTTGCACAAGATGGGAAGGGGAGATCTGTCTGCTGAAGTCAAGTGCTTTTTTCAGAAAATCATTGTGCAGTCAGGTTTGGAACACTGATTTATTTTTTAACTTATTATGGAGTTACCTGAGTGAAAATTGCTTGTCCTTATACGATATTCATGTGCCATTTATGCTCTTCACTCCTCTCCACCCCATGTATAAGTAGATATCTTTGCTCTAAATCAGTAGGAAACATTCCCTACTTTGTATAGATTAAAAGATACATTAGCAGAACAACTAGGACACATTCCCTAATTCAACATGGATTTATTAGCTAGCTCTGAAATGACTCAAACTGGAttcaaaaaggaaaataaaataagACAGTACATTACTATTCTTCTTTACATGAACTTCTTTTGCTTGCTACTATCCTGCTAATTCTTTGCTTCATCAGACACGCATGTGTCTGAGGCCACATGCTTTATTCTAAGTATCTCAGTAGAAACTTGTCCCATACCTGGCCGCTCTTTGGGTGATGTCATGGAGCAAGAGAGGCCTATTCTTAAAAGTGGGATGACGCAATTCTTCATCATGTCAGTTGCATTGCTGCTATCTTGTAGCATTGTCGGGTCAACAACCTCACGAATATTCTTTGTAAATGCTCTATCAACAAATTCATGAAGGCTTATACCATCGTTGAATTTTTCATCAGTTGGACTACACCCTGCTATCAGTTGTAACAGAAGCACTCCGAAGCTATAGACATCACCCTTGGTTGATATCTCTTCGCTCATTCCATACTCTGCATTTACATGTAAAACACATAATAAAATTAGAGAATCACCACTGTTTGTACAACTCCATAAGGAACAAACAGAACCACTATCTTGCAAATAAGCTTATCTCACCTGGTGGGATGTATCCTATGGATCCTTTTAAGCGGCTCAAACTTGCTGAACTATCTTGATGTGCATTTGCTGTGCTGAACAAGAATCTTGCTAGGCCAAAGTCGATGACGTACGCAGCCATGTCAAGACCCAGAAGTATATTGCTTGGCTTCAAGTCGCAGTGTATAACTGGAGGTGCACACTGATTGTGAAGGTAATCCAAAGCAACTGCCACATCCAAGGCTATGTTAGTCCTTTGGCTTAAACTCAGAATTTTCTTTTCACCATCTTCAGGATCTTTTAGATGTAGCCACATTTCTAGGTTCCCATTTGGCATGTATGGGAACACTAGGGCCTTGAAATCTGCCCCAGTATGATCCACAGAAGAGCATGAGGTAATGATTTTTACAAGATTCCGATGGCGAACATTTCTTAGGGCTTCACACTCTGCTATGAAGCTCCTATCTGCCCCAGTAATGTCAAGGTCAAAAATCTTGATGGCAACTTGATCTGCTTGAAACTGCAGACTTCCCTTATAAACCCTTCCAAATGATCCAGAACCAATTAAGTTTTCAGAAGAAAACCTATCAGTTGCCCTTACCAAGTCTTCATATGATATCTTCTCAAATGATATCTTCTCTAGCTTCTTTACGTGCGCATTGTCATGTTGCAAATGGGGATTTGCTTGCATCCGTTTCCTCCTATAAATTGTTGCCATACAAGAGAAAAGGATTGCAGTGGCAACAACAATTGGCAATAGAATCACTAGGACTAGAACCAGTGGCTTCTGCTTTCTTTTGCTGTCAGACAGAGCCATACAAAGAGACATACCTCTCATCGGGACAATTGTACACAGATGATCATTTCCTTGGAGTGAAACTGCACCAATGTTGTCAAAAACACCACCTGTCGGAACTGCTCCATCAAAATGGTTAAAGGATAAATTCAGGCCTTGCAGTGATTTCAAGGATTTGAGGAACTCTGGTACTTTTCCAGACAAATTGTTCCCAGAAATATCCATGTGTTTTATGCTGACTAAGTTGGAAAATGTTTGTGGAATTCTTCCTGCAAAGAAGTTGTTTTGCATCTCAAGATACTCCAGATCAACACACTGGCCGAGAGTTGATGGTATGTTGCCAGTCAACCTGTTATTTGACATGTTGATTTTCTTCAGATGAAGGAGACTTCCAACTTCATCTGGCATTCTACCAGACAAGTAGTTGTTTGACAAGTCCAGCTCTTTAGAAAGCGTAGAGATTGTCAAGATTTTACTTGGTATACGCCCATCTAGTGAGTTGTGAGCAAGGTTGAGTATGGTGAGTTGAGTGCATTGTCCTATACTTGCAGGTATTCTTCCACTGAAGCTGTTATGATCCAATTCCAGCGTGCTCAGCTGGACAAGATTGCCAACAGTATCTGGAATCTGACCCGAAAGCCTGTTTTGCGCAAAGGATAGATCAACCAATTTGTACAATTTCCCAATTGTTGATGGTATATTACCGGTGAGAAGATTGTCACCCATATACAAGCCAATGAGGCTCTTGAGGTTGCCAATCTCCGATGGTATAGGTCCAGAAATTTTGTTGCTACTTAGCCACAAGTAGTCAAGACTATTTGAAAGATTCCCAATAGAACTTGGCAATTTCCCATTGAGATTGTTCCCATCCAGGGCCAACATGTTCAGTCTGGAGCACTTAGATAGTGAAGAGACAAAGCCCCAATCATCTGCTTCTAGTTTGTTGATTGCCAAATCGAGTAGCACTAAATTTGGCAATGAGCCGAAGAATGGTATGAGTCCAGTAAATCTATTAGTGTTCAGGTCAAGCCTTTGTAGGTGGTATGCTTTGAGAAGAGAGGATGGGATTGGTCCATCAAAACTGTTATATGAGAGTATTAGGTCCTGTATATTGGGGAGGGTGTAGCCAATGTCAAAGGGTAATCTGCCGACAAGTGAGTTTTCTGCTATGGTGAGACTTTTCAGGGATGACATATTGAAGATGGACGGTGGAACCTGCCCAGATAAGTTGTTCGTAGTCAAGGTCAATATCTCTAGTGTTGGAATATAACCTAAGCTCTCTGGGATGCTCCCAACTAAATGATTGTTTGTAAGATAAAGATGAACTAGGGAAGAAAGGTTCCCTAGTGAGGAAGGTATTCCTCCTGAAAGATTGTTAAACCTTAAAGAGAGTTTCTTAATAGGGGACGATGCGACAGTAACAGAAGGTATCGAACCAACAAAATTGTTCTTTTCAAGGCAAATGGCACCAAGTGACAAAGTGTTGAGCAGAGCCTTTGGGAGTTCCCCAGTAAGACCATTGCTCAGGAGCCTAAGTACTTGAAGAGATGAACTATTTGCCAAGGACTGTGGGATGACCCCTCCGAGGGCATTCGTCCCAAGATCGACATATGTGAGATGGCGACTGCTGCCCAAAGACGGAGGTATGGTGCCGGTAAGCATGTTTTTGGCAAGAACTAGCATGCGCAGCGCAGGAAGGTCTCCGAAAGCAGGAGGGATGCTCCCCTGGAGCTTGTTGTTGCCAAGGTTAATCTCTTGAAGGCGCTTGCACTGGCTAAGGCTATGTGGGATCTCTCCACGGAGGGAATTGTTCCACAAACCCAGAATTTGGAGCTGGGAACATGCAGAGATTTCAGGTGGGATGTTACCTTCCAAAGTGTTCATGCTGAGGTTGAGGTTGGTGAGTCGGCTAAGGAGGCCAAGCTCGGACGGCACAGCGCCATGGAAGCTATTGTTCGACAGCTGGAGCCTTGTCAGCCAAGTGAGCTTGGCAATGCAAGGTGCTATGGTGCCTGAGATGCCTTGGGATTCAAGGTTAAGCGCAATGACATGCCGGGGGGACGTCACGCCGCAGGTGATTCCGTGCCAGTCGCAGAACTCCGTGGACGTGTTGGTCCATGAAGCTAGAAATCCAGCCGGACCCGAGAGCTGGGATTTGAAGCAAAGGAGGGCTTGTCTATCGCTCGGCGTTTCATCGCAGATTCCTAATGATGGTAGGCTGCAAGAGAAACCCAGGAAGAGGCAGAGAAACCGAAAAAGGCCTGGAAACAACAAAGTTGTCATTACTCAGCTATCGAGATTGATGGAAGCTCTCGCTTTGCAAGAGGATTTCTAGGTGTGGTGTGTAGTGGTAGCTCACCCACTTTAAATAGAAGGTTGGCATCTTTGCTTGGAAAGTGGCGAGGAAGGAATATGTGGAGGCTATCTGTGGAGTGGAAGCTGAGGACTTCTAAGTGTGGTTTGCACGCAGTCTACGGGCGGCAATGCGATCGTGCTGGCGGAGGCGCAGGTACACAATACCAGAGCAGATGACACTGATGACGTTGGCAGGGACACAACCAAGTGACGCATGACAAGCCAGTATATATACAATAAAAAAATTGCAGCTATGTGGACTCCTAAACAACACCCAGCTTAGATGCCGACGTTGGTAAGGGTAAGCATATAATTGACTGACTGACTACTCGCACTGCAGGCCCAGCTCAGCGAGATCAAGACAAATGCACTAGTTGATTAATGAGGTGAGAAGCTTCCTCGCTGGAGGGAGCAAGGTTTCAAAGGTACCAGGAGTCAAAATGAGTTTGGTTGTGAGCTTAGCTTCTTTTGGGAGGATCCTGGATAGAACAAATGCTTTGGTTGGTTGTCCTGTTCAGCCAAACTAGATGATATCTGCAAGTTGGAATGTACTAGCCCTGGCAATTAATAATATTAATAATAAATGGCTAACGCACACGCTTCCAGCACAATGGTAGGTGTGTTTGGATTACATATCTGCCTGCTGGCGACCCTTGGATCAACTGGAAGCGGTTGTTGGCGCTCCACTTGTACCTACAATATGGAGTTCTTAGCAAGTTGTCCGTTGTCAGGTTGCTATTGGATTACACTGGATGATTGTCAGTACTAGTCATCGTCAAGAACCCCAGACCCGTCATATAAAATCAAGCAGTCAAGGGTCATTCCATGGATGAGCATCCATCGTTTGGAAAGAAATAAGTTCACATACACACTGCCAAAACGAGACGAAAGTTGTCTTGCATAGTCAACTACAAAAATGCGGGATCCTGACGATTGCTAAATGCTTGTTTCGTCGTTCTATACTGGCGTACTTGCTCTTCTTGACTTGAGATTTCAGAGTTCAGACTGAGAAAGTATATATGTGCTATTATAACAACTGCTTTACAAAGCCCTTCAAGCACCGAAAGTGGCATAGTTTTGTTGGGGATACCGGCGTACAAGGAAGAAACATAGTTTTTCTCGGTGTTTCCAACATAGAACAGCCTGGAGATATAAGCAAAAGAGGACATATATGCAGTGTAAAATCGCTAAAAAGTTGAGAGTTGGTGGGTGAAACTAGCACGAACAAATATGAAATTGAGAAAGACCTGCATGAAGAAAATAAATAGGACAGTATCAAATTTGATATTCTAGGATGGTGGGAGGTTAATGCTTCTAGATTTGCAATATTGGCAAGATTGGCCCGTGATGTGTTGGCAAACCCCGTATCAATGGTTGCATCAGAGTTGGCATTTAGCATGTATGGGCCAAGATCGGCCAAGACATTTTACTCATATCAATATTGAAGAGGATATGGAGATATTAGCAATCTTGCAAAAAGGAACATGTTGTTTTTGTAATTTCCTTTTACTGTATTTGCATTTGTTACTCTGTGTGCTTATTACATATTTATTTCAGTTTATTTCAGAACTAATTGAAGAATTTGATGGTGGAAATTCATCCAATTCAAAGGTATCACAAACTAGCAGCGAGCCATCTCCATCTTCTGCTAAAGTTTTGGGTTAGTTACATCCTCCCTAGTCAATATTTTTATGTGGTACTAAGTGGTGAGAAAAGTTGAGTGTTGTTGATGCCTGTTGGTGATGTACTGATTGTTATCAATTTGTCATGTACCCATGATGTGGACACTTTTGTGTTTCTCTTACTTAGTGCTACGTGGAGCTATGAAGGGTTGTTGTTTTGCCATTTGTCGCTTGGTGTTGCTTACTTGCTTGGCTCGCTTGCTTGCTGCTGCTTGCTGTGTGTTTGGGGCTTGCTGCTGTATTGAACACTTGAACTTGCTTATTTGGTATTTTGGTCCCTCGAGAGCTTAAGAGATGAGGTGCATGTCAGCATGTGTGTGCGATGCTATGATTTTGTGAGGAAGCACAGTAGGTTTTCCGACTGCATGTATTTATATTTTCTAAAGTATGTACAAGAAGGTTTCCCTACTGCATGCATTTAGACTTCTCAGAGCAGAAAAGGTAGAAAGACTGGTACAAGGCCGAAGGCTCCCTACTGTATAATCGTATAAAGGCTTGAAACCATGATTGAAGGCCTAAATGAGACTTTGTCTTTGCTCTGTGAACCAACAGAGACATCTCCTGCTTGAAGTTGGCCCTGCATGCATTCCTGATTATCCAAATTGAAAACCCTGTATTTGTTCAGGCAGCAAGtccttccaaagccacctaattGGCACGTCTCCCAAAGCCACCTAATTGCTGCAATGACAAGTGATCGGCCCAAAAGTAATTTGTATGCAGTGGAAACCTGAAACTTTTTATCCTTTTATTCTTTGACATGTGTAAAGCTGCTGCCTTTTGACCATGAGGTCACGGGTTCGACTCTGGGAAATAGCCCCTTGCAAAAACGTAGGGAAACTGCATACAAAAGATTcaaagtggtcggacccttcTCTGTACCCTGGGCAAGCGGGTGCCCTTTTATTCTTCGCTATGTCTGGTATGGACTCTGAAGTACAGTCTTCGTCTTCGCGTCGTGGTAGGAATGGACGCGTTCCCCTCATTTTTCTACCTTCAAACTGATTACTTATTCGCCATTTTGACTCGTTGAACGCACTTAGTAGTAGTTCGCTGGGGGAAGGTAGCTAGGTAGCTAAGCTGGGTGCCTCGGTGAGATTAACTTGCATGTA of the Triticum urartu cultivar G1812 unplaced genomic scaffold, Tu2.1 TuUngrouped_contig_4260, whole genome shotgun sequence genome contains:
- the LOC125527574 gene encoding LRR receptor-like serine/threonine-protein kinase EFR; the protein is MTTLLFPGLFRFLCLFLGFSCSLPSLGICDETPSDRQALLCFKSQLSGPAGFLASWTNTSTEFCDWHGITCGVTSPRHVIALNLESQGISGTIAPCIAKLTWLTRLQLSNNSFHGAVPSELGLLSRLTNLNLSMNTLEGNIPPEISACSQLQILGLWNNSLRGEIPHSLSQCKRLQEINLGNNKLQGSIPPAFGDLPALRMLVLAKNMLTGTIPPSLGSSRHLTYVDLGTNALGGVIPQSLANSSSLQVLRLLSNGLTGELPKALLNTLSLGAICLEKNNFVGSIPSVTVASSPIKKLSLRFNNLSGGIPSSLGNLSSLVHLYLTNNHLVGSIPESLGYIPTLEILTLTTNNLSGQVPPSIFNMSSLKSLTIAENSLVGRLPFDIGYTLPNIQDLILSYNSFDGPIPSSLLKAYHLQRLDLNTNRFTGLIPFFGSLPNLVLLDLAINKLEADDWGFVSSLSKCSRLNMLALDGNNLNGKLPSSIGNLSNSLDYLWLSSNKISGPIPSEIGNLKSLIGLYMGDNLLTGNIPSTIGKLYKLVDLSFAQNRLSGQIPDTVGNLVQLSTLELDHNSFSGRIPASIGQCTQLTILNLAHNSLDGRIPSKILTISTLSKELDLSNNYLSGRMPDEVGSLLHLKKINMSNNRLTGNIPSTLGQCVDLEYLEMQNNFFAGRIPQTFSNLVSIKHMDISGNNLSGKVPEFLKSLKSLQGLNLSFNHFDGAVPTGGVFDNIGAVSLQGNDHLCTIVPMRGMSLCMALSDSKRKQKPLVLVLVILLPIVVATAILFSCMATIYRRKRMQANPHLQHDNAHVKKLEKISFEKISYEDLVRATDRFSSENLIGSGSFGRVYKGSLQFQADQVAIKIFDLDITGADRSFIAECEALRNVRHRNLVKIITSCSSVDHTGADFKALVFPYMPNGNLEMWLHLKDPEDGEKKILSLSQRTNIALDVAVALDYLHNQCAPPVIHCDLKPSNILLGLDMAAYVIDFGLARFLFSTANAHQDSSASLSRLKGSIGYIPPEYGMSEEISTKGDVYSFGVLLLQLIAGCSPTDEKFNDGISLHEFVDRAFTKNIREVVDPTMLQDSSNATDMMKNCVIPLLRIGLSCSMTSPKERPGMGQVSTEILRIKHVASDTCVSDEAKN